One stretch of Rathayibacter festucae DSM 15932 DNA includes these proteins:
- a CDS encoding glycoside hydrolase family 26 protein, translated as MAVPRALPALLLGLLVLLGALAIPAPPASAATATLSLSPSSGPVGTSVTVSGSGFAKKTQGAVSAGSARTVFSTTAAGSFSAVVVVPAATAGVLTVSASVAGRVASAPFTVTESGASTTAGPGATTSTPTAVPPQRTARLRFGVSTPGGAAANSELDSVARLVGESPSIVLSYQDFGQAPPIAGLDSVAARGATSLVTWEPWRWGGGVAQPAYSNARVLAGDFDPYLREWGAALASWGKPVLLRYAHEMNGDWYPWSEGVNGNAPGSSAAAWRHVHDVVAAQGASNVSWVWSPNVPYTGSTALVGLYPGASYVDVVALDGYNWGTAASWSSWTEPSALFGDGLAQLRALAPGVPILIAETASAESGGSKAAWNSALVSYLGAQPDVTGVVWFDHDKEVDWRIGSSAASSSALAAALAQRG; from the coding sequence ATGGCCGTCCCGCGCGCTCTGCCCGCTCTCCTCCTCGGCCTGCTCGTGCTGCTCGGCGCGCTGGCGATCCCCGCCCCTCCTGCGTCGGCGGCGACTGCGACGCTGTCGCTGTCGCCCTCGAGCGGACCGGTCGGCACGTCGGTGACGGTCTCGGGCTCCGGGTTCGCGAAGAAGACGCAGGGGGCGGTGTCGGCGGGATCCGCGAGGACGGTCTTCAGCACGACTGCCGCCGGATCGTTCTCCGCGGTCGTCGTCGTTCCGGCGGCGACCGCGGGAGTGCTGACTGTGTCCGCGTCGGTCGCGGGGCGCGTCGCCTCGGCACCCTTCACGGTGACCGAGAGCGGGGCCTCGACGACGGCCGGTCCGGGAGCGACGACGAGCACACCGACGGCGGTCCCTCCGCAGCGGACCGCACGTCTGCGCTTCGGTGTCTCGACCCCCGGAGGTGCTGCGGCGAACAGCGAGCTCGACTCCGTCGCCCGGCTCGTCGGCGAGAGCCCGTCGATCGTCCTCTCCTATCAGGACTTCGGCCAGGCGCCTCCGATCGCCGGGCTCGACAGCGTCGCCGCCCGGGGCGCCACGAGCCTGGTCACCTGGGAGCCCTGGCGCTGGGGCGGCGGGGTCGCGCAGCCCGCGTACTCCAACGCCCGCGTCCTGGCGGGCGACTTCGACCCGTACCTGCGGGAGTGGGGTGCGGCGCTCGCCTCGTGGGGGAAGCCGGTGCTCCTGCGGTACGCGCACGAGATGAACGGCGACTGGTACCCGTGGTCGGAGGGGGTGAACGGCAACGCACCCGGCTCCTCCGCGGCCGCCTGGAGGCACGTGCACGACGTGGTCGCCGCGCAGGGCGCCTCGAACGTGTCGTGGGTGTGGAGCCCGAACGTCCCCTACACCGGCTCTACCGCGCTCGTCGGCCTCTACCCCGGGGCGTCGTACGTGGACGTGGTGGCGCTCGACGGGTACAACTGGGGCACCGCGGCCTCCTGGAGCAGCTGGACCGAGCCGTCCGCCCTCTTCGGCGACGGTCTCGCTCAGCTCCGGGCGCTGGCGCCCGGGGTGCCGATCCTGATCGCGGAGACGGCGTCCGCGGAGTCCGGTGGGTCGAAGGCCGCCTGGAACTCGGCGCTCGTGTCCTACCTCGGCGCTCAGCCCGACGTCACCGGTGTGGTCTGGTTCGATCACGACAAGGAGGTCGACTGGCGCATCGGCAGCTCGGCGGCGTCGAGCTCCGCCCTGGCCGCGGCGCTGGCTCAGCGCGGCTGA
- a CDS encoding ATP-binding protein: MTERTLQFRTPPDSVDVVHEMLAQLWEEREDVDEMDRFAFETALIELTANVIQHSCSTTAIVCRLGVEVDDDSLRALLVDSADPPGIDTSPRAMPDAFAESGRGIALIQALVTTFDYERSASHNVWSLCRNRTPAAP; encoded by the coding sequence GTGACTGAGCGCACCCTCCAGTTCCGCACACCACCCGACAGCGTCGACGTCGTCCACGAGATGCTCGCCCAGCTGTGGGAGGAACGCGAGGACGTCGACGAGATGGACCGCTTCGCGTTCGAGACCGCCCTCATCGAACTGACCGCCAACGTCATCCAGCACTCCTGCTCGACGACGGCGATCGTCTGCAGGCTCGGCGTCGAGGTCGACGACGACTCGCTCCGCGCCCTCCTCGTCGACAGCGCCGATCCGCCCGGGATCGACACGTCGCCGAGGGCGATGCCCGACGCGTTCGCCGAGTCCGGTCGTGGAATCGCCCTCATCCAGGCGCTCGTGACGACGTTCGACTACGAGCGCTCGGCCAGCCACAACGTCTGGTCGCTCTGCAGGAACCGCACTCCGGCCGCCCCCTGA
- a CDS encoding DUF1345 domain-containing protein gives MSHLSVKAGVAALVGAVVAAIAALLGVPDLSPLLGWAIAAAVFLVWAWSTAWPADPERTRDLARHEDRSRKLVDSLIIAATFLSLVLVVIALLRSQQKDPVGSAAAILAVVGVVAAWALINTVYAFKYARMYYLDDRHRFDFDQDEDPSYSDFAYTAFSIGMAYSASNITQSSTPSRRIALAHALLSYFFGTFVVAVAINLITGLTQGG, from the coding sequence ATGTCCCACCTGTCCGTCAAGGCCGGCGTCGCCGCACTCGTCGGCGCAGTCGTCGCGGCGATCGCCGCGCTCCTCGGTGTCCCCGATCTGTCGCCTCTGCTCGGCTGGGCGATCGCCGCGGCGGTGTTCCTCGTCTGGGCCTGGTCGACGGCGTGGCCCGCCGACCCCGAGCGCACCCGCGACCTCGCCCGCCACGAGGACCGGTCCCGGAAGCTGGTCGACTCGCTCATCATCGCCGCCACCTTCCTCAGCCTCGTCCTCGTGGTCATCGCACTCCTCCGCAGCCAGCAGAAGGACCCTGTCGGATCCGCGGCCGCGATCCTCGCGGTCGTCGGGGTCGTCGCGGCCTGGGCGCTCATCAACACCGTCTACGCCTTCAAATACGCGCGCATGTACTACCTCGACGACCGCCACCGCTTCGACTTCGACCAGGACGAGGACCCGTCCTACAGCGACTTCGCCTACACCGCCTTCTCGATCGGGATGGCCTACAGCGCGAGCAACATCACGCAGTCCTCCACCCCCTCACGCCGCATCGCCCTGGCCCACGCTCTGCTGTCCTACTTCTTCGGCACCTTCGTCGTCGCCGTCGCCATCAACCTGATCACCGGCCTCACCCAGGGAGGGTGA
- the opgC gene encoding OpgC domain-containing protein, whose protein sequence is MSDEGTHVSAASWRRARRLLSAAVGAALAVGAAAAPALAQETEPDTAAESVFSPASGAYFGTSLDWSIDSAAAQADRLGRSSALLEHSASLPISEDETTYLAQFLRQAEGEGALAAVTLRPEGDLAAFDDTDAEAAVDALDRARADEALPLYVRFAPDMNSTWVPWGQRPEEYIAAFRTFADVLHDRLPDSVVVWSPTAGDSYPFTAAGPTGAAPLDTNGDGLLGRDDDPYGPYYPGDDVVDWVGLAAYHDASGGGAPRNALPAAGELADDLSGDGDLDFYGRFAEATRTPMLLETAAFYSPGAGGPDELTVKQAWWRQVMAETSGDDRPLLDAVLWRDSAGTRAAVGEVVIDWSISGSGATAAAFDADAGSSALVFGPVYQPFTPSSPVPTGGGTIGGAAAWMVVAVVLIVAAGLTAWGLSLRRSRRLAYDGPPNRDLRIDLLRGVAIVFVVINHVALVSIWQNATQEAIGMVSGAELFVLFSGAVLGLVHRPKVLGGGIGEVTLRTGRRAVTLYVTALVITLVVGLVGLLDAVRSTPATTYVDQGTGAAGSDATGRVYNLYENFESLFRYPVDPSIVVDLAALRLGPWQVNVLGLYVVMLLLSPLILWALSRRQWVAVLAVSWAVYAAQAVLHLRVLPSQFEDSFPLLTWQMLFVTGMVAGFHRREIVAWFTTRSGRIVLAVCVMATVVLAIFSWNNPYLSSTYDVRLGLVPANTFSDIYSFAFERTTLDLGRVLNLFLVVVTAYAALTVLWKPFHRLLGWFFIPLGQATLYVFVMHVLFVLIVANVPVLREGNPVIDSIAYLLVLALLWLMVRTRFLFAVVPR, encoded by the coding sequence ATGTCCGACGAAGGGACGCACGTGAGCGCGGCGTCGTGGAGGAGGGCGCGTCGCCTTCTGTCGGCGGCAGTCGGAGCGGCCCTGGCCGTCGGGGCGGCGGCAGCTCCCGCGCTCGCGCAGGAGACGGAGCCGGACACGGCTGCTGAATCCGTCTTCTCGCCCGCCTCCGGCGCCTACTTCGGGACGAGTCTCGACTGGAGCATCGACAGCGCCGCGGCGCAGGCCGACCGGCTGGGCCGTTCGTCCGCGCTGCTCGAGCACTCGGCGTCCCTCCCGATCAGCGAGGACGAGACGACGTACCTCGCGCAGTTCCTGCGGCAGGCCGAGGGCGAGGGCGCTCTCGCCGCGGTGACTCTGCGGCCCGAGGGGGATCTCGCGGCTTTCGACGACACCGACGCCGAGGCGGCGGTCGACGCGCTCGACCGCGCTCGCGCCGACGAGGCGCTGCCCCTGTACGTGCGCTTCGCGCCCGACATGAACTCGACCTGGGTGCCGTGGGGGCAGCGTCCGGAGGAGTACATCGCGGCCTTCCGCACGTTCGCGGACGTGCTCCACGACCGCCTTCCCGACTCGGTCGTCGTCTGGTCGCCGACCGCCGGAGACTCGTACCCCTTCACCGCAGCCGGCCCGACCGGTGCCGCGCCCCTGGACACGAACGGCGACGGTCTGCTCGGGCGAGACGACGACCCCTACGGGCCGTACTACCCGGGCGACGACGTCGTCGACTGGGTCGGGCTCGCGGCCTATCACGACGCGAGCGGAGGCGGCGCTCCCCGCAACGCGCTGCCCGCCGCCGGGGAACTCGCCGACGATCTGAGCGGCGACGGCGACCTCGACTTCTACGGCCGGTTCGCCGAGGCGACGCGAACGCCGATGCTGCTCGAGACCGCGGCTTTCTACAGTCCGGGCGCCGGCGGACCCGATGAGCTCACCGTCAAGCAGGCCTGGTGGCGCCAGGTGATGGCCGAGACGTCCGGCGACGACCGCCCCCTGCTCGACGCAGTGCTCTGGCGCGACTCCGCCGGAACGCGGGCGGCTGTCGGCGAGGTCGTCATCGACTGGAGCATCTCGGGATCCGGCGCGACCGCGGCCGCCTTCGACGCCGACGCGGGGTCCAGCGCACTCGTCTTCGGCCCCGTCTATCAGCCGTTCACGCCCTCCTCCCCGGTCCCGACGGGCGGCGGCACGATCGGCGGGGCCGCCGCTTGGATGGTCGTCGCGGTCGTCCTGATCGTGGCCGCAGGGCTGACGGCCTGGGGTCTGTCCCTGCGCCGCAGCAGGCGGCTCGCCTACGACGGACCGCCGAACCGCGACCTGCGGATCGACCTCCTGCGGGGAGTGGCGATCGTCTTCGTCGTGATCAACCACGTCGCGCTCGTCTCGATCTGGCAGAACGCCACGCAGGAGGCGATCGGCATGGTGTCGGGGGCGGAGCTGTTCGTCCTGTTCTCGGGCGCGGTACTCGGGCTGGTCCACCGCCCGAAGGTGCTCGGCGGCGGGATCGGCGAGGTCACCCTGCGCACCGGCCGTCGCGCGGTCACCCTCTACGTGACGGCCCTGGTCATCACCCTCGTGGTCGGCCTGGTCGGCCTCCTCGACGCCGTCCGATCGACCCCGGCCACGACCTACGTCGACCAGGGCACCGGTGCCGCAGGGAGCGACGCGACCGGCCGGGTGTACAACCTGTACGAGAACTTCGAGAGCCTCTTCCGCTACCCCGTCGATCCGTCGATCGTCGTCGACCTCGCGGCACTGCGGCTCGGTCCGTGGCAGGTGAACGTCCTCGGGCTCTACGTGGTCATGCTGCTGCTGTCACCGCTGATCCTCTGGGCGCTGTCGCGTCGGCAGTGGGTCGCCGTGCTGGCGGTGTCGTGGGCGGTCTACGCCGCTCAGGCCGTCCTGCATCTGAGGGTCCTCCCGTCGCAGTTCGAGGACTCGTTCCCGCTGCTCACCTGGCAGATGCTGTTCGTGACGGGGATGGTCGCCGGCTTCCACCGCCGGGAGATCGTGGCGTGGTTCACGACTCGCTCGGGCCGGATCGTCCTGGCGGTCTGCGTCATGGCGACGGTCGTCCTCGCGATCTTCTCGTGGAACAACCCGTACCTCTCCAGCACGTACGACGTGAGGCTGGGACTCGTGCCCGCGAACACCTTCTCGGACATCTACTCGTTCGCCTTCGAGCGCACGACGCTCGATCTCGGCCGAGTGCTCAACCTGTTCCTGGTGGTCGTCACCGCCTACGCGGCACTGACCGTTCTGTGGAAGCCGTTCCACCGCCTGCTGGGCTGGTTCTTCATCCCCCTCGGTCAGGCGACCCTCTACGTCTTCGTCATGCACGTGCTGTTCGTGCTCATCGTCGCCAATGTGCCCGTCCTGCGCGAAGGGAATCCCGTGATCGACTCCATCGCCTATCTCCTCGTCCTCGCCCTGCTCTGGCTCATGGTCAGGACCCGCTTCCTCTTCGCCGTGGTGCCTCGATGA
- a CDS encoding glutathione-independent formaldehyde dehydrogenase — protein sequence MRDVPDARIERSTDVLVRITTTNICGSDLHMYEGRTSFETGRWFGHENMGEVIEVGDGVDKVAVGDHVVLPFNVACGHCKNCERGLTNYCLTAQPVPEWAGAAYGFADMGPWAGGQAELLRVPWGDFNCLRLGEDAEEKAADYVMLADIFPTGYHATEMAGVKPGDQTVIYGAGPVGLMAALSATIKGASRVMVVDRHPDRLRLAESLGAIAIDDSKVDPVQAVLEHTMGLGADNGCECVGYQAHDSGGDEQPNLTLNRLVQSVRFTGRIGTVGVFVPQDPGAPDELAKEGRIAFDIGLHWFKGQTMGTGQAPVKKYNRRLRDLIAAGKATPSFLVSHELPLEQAPDAYEHFDNRDDGWTKVVLKPGKAA from the coding sequence GTGAGAGACGTCCCGGATGCGCGCATCGAGCGCTCCACCGACGTGCTGGTGCGCATCACGACCACGAACATCTGCGGGTCCGACCTGCACATGTACGAGGGGCGCACCAGCTTCGAGACCGGGCGGTGGTTCGGTCACGAGAACATGGGCGAGGTGATCGAGGTCGGCGACGGCGTCGACAAGGTCGCGGTGGGGGATCACGTCGTCCTGCCGTTCAACGTGGCGTGCGGGCACTGCAAGAACTGCGAGCGCGGGCTGACCAACTACTGCCTCACCGCTCAGCCCGTCCCGGAATGGGCCGGCGCGGCCTACGGATTCGCCGACATGGGACCGTGGGCCGGCGGCCAGGCCGAGCTGCTGCGGGTGCCGTGGGGCGACTTCAACTGCCTCCGGCTGGGAGAGGACGCGGAGGAGAAGGCCGCCGACTACGTGATGCTCGCCGACATCTTCCCGACCGGCTACCACGCGACGGAGATGGCGGGGGTGAAGCCGGGGGACCAGACCGTGATCTACGGTGCCGGCCCCGTCGGCCTGATGGCCGCGCTGTCGGCCACCATCAAGGGCGCGAGCCGAGTCATGGTCGTGGATCGGCATCCGGATCGTCTTCGACTGGCGGAGTCCCTCGGCGCGATCGCGATCGACGACTCGAAGGTCGACCCCGTGCAGGCCGTGCTCGAGCACACGATGGGGCTCGGCGCCGACAACGGCTGCGAGTGCGTCGGCTATCAGGCGCACGACTCCGGCGGCGACGAGCAGCCGAACCTCACGCTGAACCGTCTGGTCCAGTCGGTGCGCTTCACCGGGCGGATCGGCACCGTCGGCGTCTTCGTGCCGCAGGACCCCGGTGCTCCCGACGAGCTCGCGAAGGAGGGGCGGATCGCCTTCGACATCGGCTTGCACTGGTTCAAGGGCCAGACCATGGGAACCGGGCAGGCGCCCGTCAAGAAGTACAACCGCCGGCTCCGCGACCTGATCGCCGCGGGCAAGGCGACGCCGTCGTTCCTCGTCAGTCACGAGCTGCCGCTCGAGCAGGCACCGGACGCCTACGAGCACTTCGACAACCGCGACGACGGCTGGACCAAGGTCGTCCTCAAGCCGGGAAAGGCGGCGTGA
- a CDS encoding glycosyltransferase, translating into MLLLRVIVVLTILLGVNYVAWRWLFSLNWDAWWIAVPLVAAETYSLIDVCLFGMTMWRAKGRPAPPPPAPDATVDVFITTYNEPIDLVMATALAAQAIRFPHETWVLDDGDRAEMRAAAEGAGLGYITRSADWKDRPRHAKAGNLNNALELTTGEFILILDADQIPRPEILDHTLGYFLDEKVALVQTPQVFSNVATGDPLGSQAPLFYGPIQQGKDGWNAAFFCGSNAVLRREALMQLGIVGYVRELDRRIGTALRTAARTVAKARSHPAAADPAVIAALDDVSTAISEARTAVSAGEPIATVTYELHRRVDRASYSLVASDVAGLENDLAEIRALARASVAASPDTVVDIESIVAALSDRELSPLNALESVQIVLQSITVDRPGEAQPIMPLATISVTEDMATCMRLHGLGWKSVYHHELLADGLAPEDAGTMLTQRLRWAQGTMQVFLRENPLLQRALSVPQRLMYFATMWSYLSGYAAVVYFAAPIVFLVLGILPVDSIAADFFVRFIPFMIVNQLLFLVAAKGTPTWRGQQYSLALFPVWIEACSTAINNVLLRIPLGFAVTPKTRQESTGVPWRLIRVQLVVMVLLVVAIVIGVTHLLVDGAEVIGTAVNIVWAVFDLVVLSVLFRAITYQGFEPTPAPAEKEHA; encoded by the coding sequence ATGCTCCTGCTCCGGGTGATCGTCGTGCTCACGATCCTGCTCGGTGTGAACTACGTCGCCTGGCGGTGGCTGTTCTCGCTCAACTGGGACGCCTGGTGGATCGCTGTGCCGCTCGTCGCCGCGGAGACCTACAGCCTGATCGACGTCTGCCTCTTCGGGATGACGATGTGGCGGGCGAAGGGCCGGCCCGCTCCGCCGCCACCCGCGCCCGACGCGACCGTGGACGTCTTCATCACCACCTACAACGAGCCGATCGATCTGGTCATGGCCACCGCGCTCGCGGCGCAGGCCATCCGCTTCCCGCACGAGACTTGGGTCCTCGACGACGGCGACCGCGCGGAGATGCGCGCGGCCGCCGAGGGGGCGGGGCTGGGATACATCACCCGGTCCGCCGACTGGAAGGACCGACCCCGGCACGCCAAGGCCGGCAACCTCAACAACGCGCTCGAGCTGACCACGGGCGAGTTCATCCTCATCCTCGACGCGGACCAGATCCCGCGTCCCGAGATCCTCGATCACACCCTCGGCTACTTCCTCGACGAGAAGGTCGCCCTCGTGCAGACCCCGCAGGTCTTCTCGAACGTCGCCACCGGCGATCCGCTGGGCAGCCAGGCTCCGCTGTTCTACGGACCGATCCAGCAGGGCAAGGACGGCTGGAACGCCGCGTTCTTCTGCGGATCGAACGCGGTCCTCCGGCGCGAGGCTCTCATGCAGCTCGGCATCGTCGGCTACGTCAGGGAGCTCGACCGGAGGATCGGCACCGCCCTGCGCACCGCGGCCCGCACCGTCGCGAAAGCACGCTCGCACCCGGCAGCGGCCGACCCCGCCGTGATCGCCGCCCTCGACGACGTGTCCACCGCGATCAGCGAGGCCCGCACCGCAGTGAGCGCGGGCGAGCCGATCGCGACCGTCACCTACGAGCTGCACCGGAGAGTCGACCGGGCGAGCTACTCCCTCGTCGCCTCGGACGTCGCCGGCCTCGAGAACGACCTCGCCGAGATCCGCGCCCTGGCTCGAGCGAGCGTGGCGGCGTCTCCCGACACCGTCGTCGACATCGAATCCATCGTCGCCGCCCTCTCCGATCGCGAGCTCTCCCCCCTCAACGCCCTCGAGTCCGTGCAGATCGTGCTGCAGAGCATCACCGTCGACCGGCCCGGCGAAGCGCAGCCGATCATGCCGCTCGCGACCATCTCGGTCACCGAGGACATGGCGACCTGCATGCGCCTGCACGGCCTCGGCTGGAAGAGCGTCTACCACCACGAGCTGCTCGCCGACGGCCTCGCACCCGAGGACGCGGGGACCATGCTCACCCAGCGGCTGCGCTGGGCGCAGGGCACGATGCAGGTGTTCCTCCGCGAGAACCCGCTGCTGCAGCGCGCGCTGAGCGTCCCGCAGCGCCTGATGTACTTCGCGACGATGTGGAGCTACCTCAGCGGCTACGCGGCCGTCGTCTACTTCGCCGCCCCGATCGTCTTCCTGGTGCTGGGAATCCTGCCGGTCGACTCGATCGCTGCGGACTTCTTCGTGCGCTTCATCCCGTTCATGATCGTCAACCAGCTGCTGTTCCTCGTGGCGGCGAAGGGGACACCGACCTGGCGGGGGCAGCAGTACAGCCTCGCGCTGTTCCCCGTCTGGATCGAGGCCTGCTCCACGGCGATCAACAACGTGCTGCTGCGCATCCCCCTCGGCTTCGCGGTCACCCCGAAGACCCGTCAGGAGTCGACCGGCGTGCCGTGGCGGCTCATCCGGGTCCAGCTCGTGGTGATGGTGCTGCTCGTCGTCGCGATCGTCATCGGCGTGACCCACCTCCTCGTCGACGGCGCGGAGGTGATCGGCACCGCGGTCAACATCGTCTGGGCCGTCTTCGACCTCGTCGTGCTGAGCGTCCTGTTCCGCGCGATCACCTATCAGGGCTTCGAGCCCACCCCGGCGCCCGCAGAGAAGGAGCACGCATGA
- a CDS encoding helix-turn-helix transcriptional regulator, with the protein MSRTAALQLAETAARPAPVRERAQAMLDELHQHIPFDGAWLALAEPNGTGYRSVASTDLDESCVRYLSGPQMALDIERTGADRERPPLSLSDVPYSPRDLQTWAECLLPAGFHETLSVALFEDGGRHVGFMTVLFRSAEPPSQAVRRRLARLVPTLTSGIDPVRSLAASASVVNGAGAGVVLLPDHGVASLPGLSADELLAADSALIDAARDALAEGRNYASFLWPRGRRQSPDGYVRVTVLACERELAAVTRGVVVLSPATRLRGLTPRELEVLGHVIEGCSNLEIARALRVAPRTVAAHLEHILVKLDATSRTLAAVRAERAGLYVPLSRARAG; encoded by the coding sequence GTGTCACGCACTGCTGCGCTCCAGCTCGCCGAGACGGCCGCGCGCCCCGCCCCGGTCCGCGAGCGGGCGCAGGCGATGCTGGACGAGCTGCACCAGCACATCCCCTTCGACGGCGCGTGGCTGGCGCTGGCCGAGCCGAACGGCACGGGGTACCGCTCGGTCGCGAGCACCGACCTCGACGAGTCCTGCGTCCGCTACCTCAGCGGCCCGCAGATGGCGCTCGACATCGAGAGGACCGGCGCCGATCGCGAGCGGCCTCCCCTCAGCCTGTCGGACGTCCCCTACTCGCCGAGGGACCTGCAGACCTGGGCGGAGTGCCTGCTCCCCGCGGGATTCCACGAGACCCTGTCCGTCGCCCTGTTCGAGGACGGGGGCCGGCACGTGGGCTTCATGACGGTGCTGTTCCGGAGCGCGGAACCGCCGTCGCAGGCGGTCCGCCGACGCCTCGCTCGACTCGTGCCGACGCTCACCTCGGGCATCGACCCCGTCCGCTCGCTCGCCGCGTCGGCCTCGGTCGTTAACGGAGCCGGAGCAGGCGTGGTCCTCCTCCCCGACCACGGCGTCGCCTCCCTTCCGGGCCTCTCCGCGGACGAGCTGCTCGCCGCCGATTCGGCTCTGATCGACGCCGCGAGGGACGCCCTCGCCGAGGGGCGGAACTACGCCTCGTTCCTCTGGCCCCGCGGACGCCGGCAGTCGCCGGACGGCTACGTGCGGGTGACCGTGCTGGCCTGCGAGAGGGAACTCGCCGCAGTGACCCGCGGAGTCGTCGTGCTCTCCCCCGCGACGCGCCTGCGGGGCCTGACACCGCGGGAGCTCGAGGTGCTGGGCCACGTGATCGAGGGGTGCTCCAATCTCGAGATCGCCCGGGCGCTGAGAGTCGCTCCCCGCACGGTCGCCGCCCACCTCGAGCACATCCTGGTCAAGCTGGACGCCACGTCGCGCACGCTCGCGGCCGTCCGCGCCGAGCGCGCCGGCCTCTACGTCCCCCTCTCGCGAGCCCGGGCCGGGTGA
- a CDS encoding zinc-dependent alcohol dehydrogenase, which translates to MKALCWTGVNELSVETVEDPGILNAQDAIVKVTLSTSCGSDLHLLGGYVPTMRAGDVLGHEFLGEIVEVGSAVTKHRVGDRVVVCSFISCGRCWYCRNELYSLCDNGNPNAGIPEMLWGQAPGGCYGYSHALGGWAGSHAEYIRVPYADQGAFPVPEGISDQRALFASDAAPTGWMGADLGGVKPGDTVAVWGAGGVGQMAARASLLLGAERVIVIDRFQERLAQVEQVIGAETMNYETSEVTAELRELTGGRGPDVCIEAVGMEAHRDGPDFAYDQLKQQLRLQTDRPTAVREAIFAARKGGSLFVLGVFGGFVDKFPLGAVMNKGLTLRSAQQHGHRYIPMLLERMARDEIVTEHLATHVMPLEDGPAGYAMFKEKTDGCVRAVFRP; encoded by the coding sequence GTGAAGGCTCTGTGCTGGACCGGAGTGAACGAGCTCTCGGTCGAGACCGTCGAGGATCCCGGGATCCTCAATGCTCAGGACGCGATCGTCAAGGTGACCCTGAGCACGAGCTGCGGCTCGGATCTCCACCTGCTCGGCGGGTACGTCCCGACCATGCGAGCGGGCGACGTGCTCGGGCACGAGTTCCTCGGCGAGATCGTCGAGGTCGGATCGGCCGTCACGAAGCACCGGGTCGGCGACCGTGTCGTGGTCTGCTCGTTCATCAGCTGCGGGAGGTGCTGGTACTGCCGCAACGAGCTCTACTCCCTGTGCGACAACGGCAACCCGAACGCGGGGATCCCCGAGATGCTCTGGGGTCAGGCGCCCGGCGGCTGCTACGGCTACTCCCACGCGCTGGGCGGGTGGGCCGGCAGCCACGCCGAGTACATCCGCGTGCCCTACGCCGACCAGGGGGCCTTCCCTGTTCCCGAGGGGATCAGCGACCAGCGGGCGCTCTTCGCCTCCGACGCCGCTCCGACCGGATGGATGGGAGCGGATCTGGGTGGCGTGAAGCCCGGAGACACCGTCGCGGTCTGGGGCGCCGGCGGTGTCGGGCAGATGGCGGCGCGCGCGTCGCTGCTGCTCGGCGCCGAGCGCGTCATCGTGATCGACCGCTTCCAGGAGCGGCTGGCCCAGGTCGAGCAGGTCATCGGCGCGGAGACCATGAACTACGAGACCAGCGAGGTGACGGCCGAGCTCCGCGAGCTGACGGGCGGACGCGGCCCCGACGTGTGCATCGAGGCGGTCGGCATGGAGGCGCACCGCGACGGACCCGACTTCGCCTACGACCAGCTGAAGCAGCAGCTGCGGCTGCAGACGGACAGGCCCACCGCGGTGCGCGAGGCGATCTTCGCCGCGCGCAAGGGCGGCAGCCTCTTCGTGCTGGGCGTCTTCGGCGGCTTCGTCGACAAGTTCCCCCTGGGGGCGGTGATGAACAAGGGCCTCACGCTCCGGTCCGCTCAGCAGCACGGGCACCGGTACATCCCGATGCTCCTCGAGAGGATGGCGCGGGACGAGATCGTCACCGAGCACCTCGCCACGCACGTGATGCCGCTCGAGGACGGCCCCGCCGGCTACGCCATGTTCAAGGAGAAGACCGACGGCTGCGTGCGGGCGGTCTTCCGACCCTGA
- a CDS encoding STAS domain-containing protein — protein sequence MTFTTEKIDPDITVIAASGKLNMVAAPQLRDVVRRSIAEGSARLVVDLSDVAFLDSSGLGALVACLKSARQAGGDLRIAAPSKQVMMVLQLSNLDRVLARFDTAGDAYRD from the coding sequence ATGACGTTCACGACCGAGAAGATCGATCCCGACATCACCGTCATCGCCGCGAGCGGCAAGCTCAACATGGTGGCCGCGCCGCAACTGCGAGACGTCGTGCGGCGCTCGATCGCCGAGGGGAGCGCGCGCCTCGTCGTCGACCTCAGCGACGTCGCCTTCCTCGACTCCTCCGGGCTCGGCGCTCTCGTCGCGTGCTTGAAGAGCGCGCGGCAGGCGGGCGGTGATCTGCGGATCGCCGCCCCGAGCAAGCAGGTGATGATGGTGCTGCAGCTCTCCAACCTCGATCGCGTGCTCGCCCGATTCGACACGGCCGGCGACGCGTACCGTGACTGA